The genomic DNA AAGGAAACCGTCGCCGGGCCGTTGCGCATCGGTTCATCCGTAAGCTTCGGGCGACTGCATATCGCTCCACGCCTGAGTGGTTTTTTGCAGCAATTTCCCGACGTCCAGGTTGACCTGCAACTCAATGATCACTTGCAGGATATGGTCAGCGAAGGCCTGGACGTGACCCTGCGCATCGGCGAACTGCGCGACAGTGGCCTGATCGCCCGGCAGATCGGCATCACTCATCGCGTCACCCTGGCCAGCCCGGCTTACCTCAGCCGGCAGTCCGCGCCGCAAACACCGCAAGATCTCTCGCAACACAATTGCCTGCTCTTCAACCTGCTGAGCAGCCAGAACCAATGGGTTTACGACAAGGACGGCAAACGCCACACGGTCCGCATCAGCGGCAACGCCCAGAGCAATAACTCCGAGGCGGTGCGCGAAATGGTGTTGACGGGGCTCGGCATTGCGCTGTCGCCCCTGTGGTTGTTCGCTGACGACTTGAAAGCCGGCCGCGTGGTGGCGTTATTGCAGGATTACACGCCACTGTCGCTGCCGATTCACGCAGTGTCGGCGCCCAACCGTCGTCAGTCGGCCCGGGTCAGGGCATTCGTCGACTATATGGCCGAGGCCTTGGCCCAGGCCCCCGAGTTGCAACCGATCAGATAGCCGCCGTGCGCACCTGCAGCCACTCCAGCGCGGCGCCACTGAGCAATGGGCTCAAGCGTTCACGGACCTCTGCGTGATAGCCGTTGAACCACTCGCGCTCGTCCGCCGTCAGCAACGACGGCTCCAGGCAACGGGTGTCGATCGGGCACAGCGTCAGGGTTTCGAATTTGAGGAACTCACCAAACTCGGTCTTCCCGGCTTCACGGTTCAGCACCAGGTTCTCGATCCGCACGCCCCAGCGCCCCGGGCGATAAGTCCCCGGCTCAATCGACGTAATCATCCCAGGCTGCATGGCCGTTTGCGGCGCAGTGGCGGCCTGATAGGTGATCACTTGCGGGCCTTCGTGCACATTCAGGAAATAACCTACGCCGTGACCGGTACCGTGGCCGTAGTCCACGCCCTCGGCCCAGATCGGCGCGCGAGCAATCGAATCCAGCAGCGGCGACAGAATGCCTTTAGGGAAATGGGCACGGGAGAGCGCAATCACCCCTTTGAGTACGCGAGTGCAATCACGCTTCTGCTCCTCACTCGGCGTGCCGATTGGCACCATCCGCGTGATATCCGTGGTGCCGCCGAGGTACTGGCCACCCGAGTCAATCAGCAGCAAGCCGTCGCCTTCGATCAGCGCATGCTCTTCTTCGGTGGCGTGATAGTGGGGCATCGCACCGTTGGCGTTAAACGCCGCGATGGTATTGAAACTCAGCGACACATAATCCGGCCGACGGGTACGAGCCGCGGTCAGGTGTTCGTCGATGGTCAGCTCGGTTATGCGCTCACGGCCCAGGGCACTGTCCAGCCAGGCGAAAAATTCGCACAGGGCCGCGCCGTCCTGCTCCATGGCGTGGCGAATGTGCTCGGCGTCCGCCAGGCTTTTGCGCGATTTGGCCAGGGTAGTCGGGTTCAGCCCTTCAACCAGCTTGACGCCGGCATCGAGGTTTTCCAGCAGGCCGGCGGTAACGCGAGCCGGGTCGACTTGCAGGCTGGCGCCCGCAGGCACATCACGCAGTGCATCGGCGACTTCGCTGTAGTCGCGCAGGGTCACGCCATCCTGCTCCAGCACCGCACGCAACTCTGCATCGACTTTGCTCAGCGCTACAAACAACGTGGCGTGCTGTTGATTGATCAAGGCAAAGGACACAAACACCGGGTTGAACGACACATCGCCGCCGCGCAGGTTGAACAACCACGCGATGTCATCCAGGGTGGCGATGAAATGCCAGTCGGCGCCCTTTTCTTTGAGGCTGGCGCGCAGTGCGGCAAGTTTGTCGCCACGGCTGACAGTCGCCTGTGGCGGCAGATGCTGATAGATCGGCTGGTCCGGCAAGGCGGGGCGGTCCTGCCAGACTTCGTCGAGCAAGTCGATGTCGGTACGCAACCGCGCGCCACGTTCGGCCAGCTTGCCACCCAGGGTGCGCGCCGAGGCCACGGCCATCACCGCGCCGTCCACCGCCACCACGCCACCTTCCGGGGTTTGTTCGGCCAGCCACTCCAGCGGGCCGGGTTGGCCGGGCTGCAACTTGACCAGCTCGATGCCGCTGCCCTTGAGTTCCTTGGTGGCTTGTTCCCAGTAGCGGCTGTCGGCCCAAACACCTGCGAAATCGGCGGTAACAATCAGTGTGCCCACCGAGCCATGAAACCCCGACAGCCATTGTCGCCCCTGCCAGTAACCCGGCAGGTACTCGGACAAATGCGGGTCGGCCGACGGCACCAGAAGCGCGTGAATGCCCTCACGGCTCATCAGTTCGCGGGTGTGCGCCAGGCGCTGGGGAACCGTTCCATGGATCAAAGGCTGCGTACTCATTGTGTCTCCTGCTGACCACTCATCATTATTATGTGTTGCGATTCAAATCAAACCGCCCAGAACGCCGGGGCGCTGGCCAATGCGGCCTTGATCAGTTGCACGGCCTCGTCGATATCCTGCTCGGTGGTATACCGGCCCAGGCTCAAGCGAATGGTGCGCCCGGCACTGCGCGCATCATGGCCCAGGGCCAGAAGCACGTGGGACGGCGCATTGCTGGCCGAGTTGCAGGCCGACGTGGCCGAAAACGCGATACCTGCGCTCAGCGCGGCGGAATTGAATTCGCCCTCGCCGAACGTGAGGCTCAGGGTATGGGGAATGCGCTGGGTCTGGCTGCCGTTCAAACGCACGCCGGCGACAGGCTGCAATTGATCCAGCAGACGCTGGCGCAGAGCCACAATCCTGGCTTTCTCTTCATTAAAAGATGCCGCCGCCAGCGCAAACGCGGTGCCCATGCCGGCAATCTGGTGAGTCGCCAGGGTGCCCGAGCGCAAACCGCCCTCATGGCCGCCGCCGTGAATCTGCGCCAACACTTTTTGTTGCGCCCGCGGGCCGACGTACAACGCGCCGATGCCTTTGGGCCCATACAGCTTGTGCGCGGAAAACGACATCAAGTCCACTGGCCATTGAGCCAGGTCAATCGCCACCTTGCCCGCGCCCTGCGCAGCGTCCACATGCAGCAAGGCGCCGTGTTCACGCACGCGCGCGCCGATGGCGGGGATGTCGTTCAGGGTACCAAGCTCGTTATTGACCAGCATCAACGACACCAGAAAAGTGTCTTCACGCAGCGCCTCGCTGACCGCCTCGGCCGTGATCAGCCCTTCGGCATCCGGCACCAGATAGGTCACCGCCACGCCGGCTTCCTGCAACTGTCGCGCGGTGTCCAGGGTGGCCTTGTGTTCAATCTGGCTGGTGATGATATGCCCGCCCGCGACGCCGCGCGCCTGGGCGACGCCCTTGAGCGCGAGGTTATTGGATTCGGTGGCGCCGGAGGTCCAGACAATCTGCGCGGGGCTTGCGCCAACCAGTTCGGCCACTTGGCCGCGCGCCTGTTCGACCGTTTGCCGGGCCGCCTGGCCGAACGCATGGGAACTGGACGCCGGGTTACCGAAATTGGCATTGAAGCCCAGACACTCGACCATCACCTGAATCACACGCTCATCCACCGGTGTGGTGGCGGCGTAGTCGAAATACAACGGACGTTTATTCATGACGTTAAAGACTCGCAGAGCGTATTCCCGAGACCAGCGTCTCAGGGGCATCGATCGGGACAGAGGTCGTCAGGTTTAACCAATCGAATGCCATTAAAGAAGGACCACTTTATTTAAATGTGCGTAGGAACGCTCCTGAAATTGAGCTTAACAGGCTGACGTGGCGCCATGGCAAACAAAAAGCCCGAGATTCCTTGTGGAAATCTCGGGCTTTTTGCTGTCTGGCACAGGCTCAACTGGGACGACCGTGCAGTGTGACACTGCGCTCGGCGTTCATTTCGCCCTGGCGATCAAAGCCGAAAGGCCTTTGTGGCTGGCCGGTCAGCGCTGCACGTTGTTGCTGATACTCATCGAACGACAACCCGCGACGGCTCAGCGCCTCAAGCGCCAGTTGTTTGGTTTCTTGCGCAGTGTAGGGGCGTAACTCTGGAGAGGAATGTGTCGCACACCCGGCGAGGACGGAGCTGACGACTAATAACGAAACAGCGAGAAAACGATTCATGGCGGCGGCCCTGCAATGAAGGTTTGAAGTCAATGAACACAGGCTACTCCCGCCCTCGCACGACGAAAAATCATCGTCCGTGATAGTCGCTATCAACCGTTCCGGCACCTTCGATAGCAGTGTTTCATATTCCTTTAGAGCCTATAAATATGGAAATACGTTCGTTTACGGAATAAACGTAACCTTCTATAAATGGCCTGTAGCGCGCCGCAACTGTTCGCCACGCAACTGTTGCCAGGGCAACAGCCATTCAACAAAACACCAGGCACACAACAGCTTCATTGTTCAGCAGAACACCCGCAGCCCTTGCCATTCAAGGCTTTCAGCCGTTGGTACAGCTCTTGCTCCTGTCGGGTGACCTCATTTGCCATGACCCACTGTTGATAAAGGAACTGTTCATGACCCGTCCCCTGAATGTCGTTGCCCTCTCCGGCGGTACCTGGCGCCCGTCCCGTACCCTGGTGTTGACCCAGGCCGTGCTGGCCGAGTTGGCCACCTTACTGCCAATCCAGACCACCCTGATCGAACTGGGCGACATCGCCCGGCCGTTGGGCGGTGCGCTGTCCCGCGATGAATTGCCCGCCGACGTCGAAGCCCAACTGTTGGCCATCGAACATGCCGATTTATTGGTGGTGGCCGCCCCGGTGTATCGCGGCTCCTATCCGGGCCTGCTCAAACATTTGTTCGATCTGATTGGCCTCAATGCGCTGATCAACACCCCGGTTTTGCTCGCCGCCACCGGTGGCAGCGAACGCCACGCGCTGGTTCTGGATCACCAGTTGCGCCCGCTGTTCAGCTTCTTCCAGGCCCTGACGCTGCCGATCGGCGTGTACGCCACCGAGGCCGACTTCACCGACTACCAAATCACCAGCGACTTGTTAAAAGCCCGCATTCAACTGGCGGCAGAACGCGCAGCGCCCTTGTTTACCGCGCACGCCCCTTCGCTGTTGAAAATCGCATAAGGATTTGTCATGGATGTTTTCTGGTTTCTGCCTACCCACGGCGACGGTCATTACCTGGGCACCACTCAGGGCGCTCGGCCGGTCACCCTCAATTATCTGAAGCAAGTGGCGCAGGCGGCTGACAGTCTCGGCTACCACGGCGTGTTGATTCCTACCGGACGCTCGTGCGAAGACTCCTGGGTGATCGCCTCGGCGCTGGTACCGCTGACCGAGCGCCTGCGCTATCTGGTCGCGATCCGCCCCGGCATCATCTCGCCCACCGTCTCCGCGCGCATGGCGGCCACATTGGATCGCCTGTCCAACGGCCGCTTGCTGATCAATGTGGTAACGGGGGGTGACCCCGACGAAAACCGTGGCGACGGCAGCTTCCTCGATCACAGCGAGCGCTACGAAGTGTCTGACGAATTCCTGCGGATCTGGCGCCGCGTATTGCAAGGCGAGTCCGTAGATTTTGAAGGCAAGCACCTGCGCGTACAGAATGCCAAGGCACTTTACCCACCGGTGCAAAAACCTTATCCGCCGCTGTACTTCGGCGGATCTTCCGACGCCGCCCACGACCTCGCCGCCGAACAGGTCGACGTGTACCTGACCTGGGGAGAGCCACCCGCGGCTGTCGCGGAAAAGCTCGCGGATGTACGTGAGCGCGCAGCACGCCATGGCCGCACGGTGAAATTCGGCATCCGCCTGCATGTGATCGTGCGCGAAACCGAAGAAGAGGCCTGGAAAGCCGCCGATAAACTGATCGAACACATCAGCGATGAAACCATCGCCGCGGCACAGAAATCCTTCTCGCGCTTTGACTCCGAAGGTCAACGCCGCATGGCCGCCCTGCATGACGGGCGCCGCGACAACCTGCAAATCGCGCCCAACCTGTGGGCCGGCGTCGGACTGGTACGCGGCGGCGCCGGCACTGCGCTGGTGGGCAACCCGCAGCAAGTGGCCGAACGCATCAAGGAATACGCGGACCTGGGCATTGAAAGCTTCATTTTTTCCGGTTACCCGCACCTGGAAGAAGCCTACCGGTTTGCCGAGCTGGTGTTCCCGTTGCTGCCGGAACCCTACGCCAGCCTTGCCGGGCGCGGCGTCACCAACCTCACGGGGCCGTTTGGCGAAATGATTGCCAACGATGTGCTGCCCAAAACAAAGGCCTGAGTGCAGTTAAACCCTTCAACAGGGAACCTGCTCTTCTGTGGGAGCCGGGCTTGCCCGCGATGCAGACGACTCGGTTTTTCACCAGGTGCCAGGTGAAGCCATCGCAGGCAAGCCAGCTCCCACGCTTGATTTTCAGCGCCTGCCAGATAGCGCCCGGCATTTGACTTAATTGAGGAACACCGCGTGACAGCCAAACCCCACAGCGTCCTGCCCTCCCCCTTGCAGACCGCCAAACTGCTGGCCGCCGAATTCGCCCACACCGCCGTCGAGCGCGATGAGCGTGGCGGCACGCCCAAAGCCGAACGTGATGCCTTGCGCCACAGCGGCCTGCTGGCCTTGAGCATTCCCACCCAATACGGCGGCCTCGGCACGCGCTGGAGTGAAACCCTGGGCATCGTGCGCGAGTTCGCCAAGGTCGACAGCTCCATCGCCCACGTCTTCGGTTTCCACCACCTGATGCTCGCCACCGTGCGCCTGTTTTCGCGCCCGGACCAATGGCAACCCTGGTTCGAACAAACCGCGCGCAAGAATTGGTTCTGGGGCAACGCCCTCAACCCGCTGGACACGCGCACCGTGGTCAAGGATTTCGGCGGCTGGCGCGAGTTCTCAGGCAAGAAAAGCTTCTGCTCCGGCGCCAGCGACTCGGAAATGCTGATCGCCTCGGCGGTGGATGAAAGCGCCGGCGGCAAGCTGCTGATCGCCGCCATCCCCAGCGGGCGCAGTGGCATTACGTTACACAATGACTGGAACAACATCGGCCAGCGCCAGACCGACAGCGGCAGTGCCAGCTTTGAGCGTGTGCGTGTCGAAGAATCCGAACTGCTGCTCGATCCAGGCCCGTTGAGTACACCCTTCGCCTGCCTGCGTCCACTGATCGCCCAACTGACCTTCACGCATATGTTTCTCGGGATTGCCGAAGGCGCCTTTGAAGAAGCGCGCAGTTACACCGCCACCGAAACCCGCGCCTGGCACAAATCCTCGGCCGAAGACGTGCGCCAGGACCCTTACGTGCTGCATCACTACGGCGAGTTCTGGGTGGCCCTCGAGGGCGTGCGTCTGTTGGTGGAGCGCGCCGCAGAGCTGCTCGACCAGGCCTGGGCCAAGGGCCCGAACCTCAGTGAACACGAACGCGGCCAACTGGCCATCGCCATCGCGACCGCCAAGGTCGCCGCCACCCGCCAGGGCCTGGACCTGTGCAGCCGATTGTTTGAAGTGACCGGCGCGCGCTCCACCCACGCCTCGCTGCGTCTGGACCGCCACTGGCGCAACCTGCGCACCCAAACCCTGCACGATCCGGTGGACTACAAGCTCCACGAACTGGGGGACTGGGCCTTGAACCAGTCCCTGCCCATTCCTACGTTTTACTCCTGAGAGGTGCCCATGCAGCTTTTGACCCTACCGCCCTCGCCCGCCCTGGCCACGTCGATTCGCGCCACGGCCCAGGTCTTCGAAGACCCCAAATCCCAGGCGCTGCTCGCCCACATCCAGCAAGTGGCGCCCAGTGAAGCCAGCGTGCTGATCATCGGCGAAACCGGTACCGGTAAAGAGCTGGTGGCGCGGCATATCCACAACCTCAGCGCACGGCGCAACCGGCCATTTGTGGCGGTGAACTGCGGCGCTTTCTCTGAATCGCTGGTGGAAGCGGAATTGTTTGGTCATGAGAAAGGCGCCTTCACCGGCGCCCTGAGCGCCAAAGCCGGCTGGTTCGAGGAGGCCGACGGCGGCACCTTGTTTCTGGATGAGATCGGCGATTTACCGATGGCCATCCAGGTCAAGTTGCTGCGCGTTTTACAGGAGCGCGAAGTGGTGCGCCTGGGCTCGCGCAAGAGCATTCCGATTGATGTGCGGGTGCTGGCGGCCACTAACGTGCAGCTGGAAAAAGCCATCAACGCCGGGCATTTCCGTGAAGACCTTTATTACCGCCTCGACGTGGTCAGCCTGGAACTCAGCCCGCTGCGCGAGCGCCCGGGCGATATTTTGCCGCTGACCCGGCATTTTATCGAAGCCTACAGCCAGCGCCTGGGCTACGGCCCGATCAGCATCAGCCGCGAGGCGGAACACAAACTCAAGAGCTACAGCTGGCCGGGCAACATCCGCGAGCTGGAAAACGTGATTCACCACACGCTGTTGATCTGCCGCAACGGCGTGATCGAGCGGGATGATTTGCGCCTGTCGAACATGCGCATCGAGCGCCAGGACGACAACCAGCACGCCGCCGATAACAGTGCCGAAGCCCTGCTCGCCCGCGCGTTCCAGAAGCTGTTCGAAGAACAGGCCGGCGCGCTGCATGAAAAGGTCGAAGACGCGTTATTGCGTGCCGCCTACCGCTTCAGCCATTACAACCAGGTGCACACCGCCAACCTGCTGGGCCTGAGCCGCAACGTCACCCGCACCCGCCTGATCAAGATCGGCGAGCTGGCGGTGAACAAACGCCGCCCCGGCGAAAACCTGCAGGGCGAGCGCATGCTGCATTTATCCATTTAGGCGGCAGTGCAACGCGTTGTCATGGCTGCGCTCGAAACTGCGCAGCACCTGGAACGAACCGAAAGTCACGGCCGTGGCCTGGTGGGCGCGAATCAGCGTCCAGAAGTCCTCTTCGCCCTTCTCAAAGCGCTGGAATGCCGCCTCGCCATCTTCGCGTGACTGCCATTGCAGGTAATTGAGCACGCGCCGTCCGTCATCGCTGACCTGCACGCTGGCACTCAGAAAACCGCCATGGCCCTGAGCCAGGCGTTCGCTTTGGGTGGTGAGGGCCGCCACCAGGGCGACTTGCTGCCGGGGCTCGATCTGAAATTCGATCAATTGAGTGAAGCTGCGACTCTTCTCTGATACCTGCATGAACACTCCCCTTTCTTTGTAGGCAGAATCTTGCGATTCGATGCCACGCAGGGTAAAACCTCTAGTTAAGTCAAGGTCAAGCGTTGTTACGGAGTTTTTCATGCTCAACAAAGAACTCACCGTCGGCCAGTTGGCCGCGCGCAGCGGTGTCGCCGTGACGGCGTTGCATTTCTATGAATCCAAGGGCTTGATCAAGAGCAACCGCAATGCCGGCAACCAGCGGCGTTACCCACGAGACGTATTGCGGCGGGTGGTGGTGATCAAAATCGCCCAGCGTCTGGGCATCCCGCTGGCGACGATTGGCCAGGCCTTGCAGACACTGCCGAACGGCCGCACACCGACGGCTGAGGATTGGGAACGCTTGTCGGCGCTGTGGCGCGAAGATCTGGATGAGCGCATCAACAAGCTGATGCTGCTGCGCGATAAGCTCAGCGGCTGTATCGGGTGCGGGTGTTTGTCGCTGGAGGCGTGCCCGTTGCGAAATCAGGATGATCAATTGGGCCAGCACGGCTCGGGGGCGCAGTTGTTAGAGCCTACCCCCCAATCCTGAAGTGACAACCCAATCAATGTGGGAGCTGGCTTGCCTGCGATGGCGGTGTGTCAGTTACAGATGGACAAGCTGACCCACTGCCATCGCAGGCAAGCCAGCTCCCACAGTCGATCTTCGTTGGGTTTAGAAGCCCGGGGCGATCTGGCCTTTGTAGCGCGTCAAAATGAACTGGCGCACTTCATCGGAGTTCAACGCCTTGGCCAGTTTCTGGATGCGCGGGTCGTTGATGTTGTCCGGCCGCGCCACCAGGTACTCGACGTACAGCGACTTGCCCTTCTCCACGATCAACGCACTGTTGGTATCGATCCCCGCTTCCAGCGCGTAGTTGGCGAACACAAACGCCAAATCCACCTGGCTCACCGAGCGGGCGAGCAAGGCGCCTTCCAGCTCACGGATTTTCAAGTGCTTGGGGTTCTCCACGATTTCACGCGGGGTACTGAGGGTGTTGCTCGGGTCCTTGAGCTTGATCAGCCCGGCCTCATCCAACAGTACCAACGCGCGGCCGGTGTTGACCGGGTCGTTGGGGATCGACACCGTGGCGCCGTCCTTCAACTCCGACAGGTTCTTGATGCGCGTCGAATACGCCCCGAACGGCTCGATGTGCACGCCCACCACCGGCACCAGGTCGGTGTGGCGGGTCTTGTTGTAGTCATCGAGGAACGGGCGATATTGGTAATAGTTGGCATCGATATTTTTCAGCGCCAACTGCTGGTTGGGCTGAATGAAGTCCGTGAAGACTTTGATCTGCAGGTCGACGCCTTCCTTGGCCAATACCGGCTTCACGAATTCGAGAATTTCCGCATGGGGCACGGGTGTGGCGCCGACCACCAACTTTTCGTTGGCGAAGGCGTTGAACGACAGCACGGCAGCCAAAATGGCCAGGGACTTTTTCATGAATGCTCCGAAGGCAGCTTTATAGGAATTAACGGCGGCTGTAACGCGCCACCAAACGGTCACCGGTCATTTGCAGGGCCTGCACCAGCACCAGCAAAAGCAGCACGGTGACCACCATCACGTCGGTCTGAAAGCGTTGGTAGCCATAACGAATCGCCAGGTCGCCCAGGCCACCGCCGCCGATTACCCCGGCCATGGCGGTGTAGTCCACCAGCACGATCGCGGTCACGGTCACTGCCGCCAGCAAGCCACCGCGGGCCTCCGGCAACAGGGTGTGGCGGATCACTTGCCAGGTGCTGGCGCCCATGGACTGGGTGGCCTCCACCACACCGCGGTCGACTTCACGCAACGCGGTTTCCACCAGCCGCGCAAAGAACGGCGTGCAGCCCACTACCAACGGCGGAATGGTGCCGGGCACACCCAGCGAGGTGCCCACCAGCAAGGTGGTCAACGGGATCAACACAATTAGCAAAATGATGAACGGCAGCGAGCGCAGCACGTTGACCACCACCGACAACAGCCGGTACACCACCAGTGCTTCATGCAACTGGCGCTTGCCGGTGAGAAACAGCAGCACCCCCAGCGGCAGCCCCAACAGCACGGTAAACCCCAGGGCTGCGGCGAGCATGCTCAGGGTTTCCAGGCACGCCTGGCCGATGTCGGCCCAGTAGATGTTCTTGAACAATTCGGCCATGGATCACGACCAGTCGTGACGGGGCGGCCGGGTGCCATTGAGCAGCCAGTTGCCCACCACGTGATATTTCCAGCGCACCGGGTCATGCAGGGTGTGTACCCGTGCGTTGCGCCAATGGCGGTCGAAGTTGTGCTTCTTCAAAGTCGAACGCGTGCCGCCCAGTTCGAAGAGTTTGTTGCTGGCTTCGATGGCGATTTCAGTGGTCAGCACCTTGGCGCGGGCCACGGCCAGAGAGGCGTGGGCGACGTTGTCTTCATCCGGCGCAGGCCGCGCCGCATCGAGCGCCAACCCGGCACGCTCCAGCAGCGCCTCGGCAGCTTCCAGGCGAATGTCCAGGGCGCCGACCTGAATGATGGTCAGCGGATCTTCGCTGGCTTTTTCCACGCCGGCGTCGATCCACGGGCGCGCAAATTGCTGCACGAACTGCACCGTGTCACGCAGCGCGGCACGGGCGATCCCGGCGTCGATGGCGGCAGTGGTCAGTTGTGCGAAAGGCCCGGCCAGGGTCGGCGAATCATAGGATTTATGTGTAGGAAACAGGTTGAACGCCGGTACCCGGAGGTTCTGTGCCAGCACCGTGCCGCTCGACGTGGTGCGCTGTCCCATGCTGTCCCAGTCATCCACCACCACCAGCCCTTGAGTGCCCCGCTGCACGAACGCCAACTGCGCATTTTGTTGCTCATCCAGCGCCAGCACCGCGAGCCAATGAGCGTACAACGAACCGGTGCAATAACCCTTGCGGCCGTTGATCACGTAACTATCACCTTCGCGGCGGATCGTCGCCTGAATGTCCTGCACATTTTTGCCGCCGGTTTCCGACAGCGCATTGGCAAACCGGTGGCCCTGCAACGCCAGCGCAAAGAAATGCGCCTGTTGTTCAGGCGTACCTTGCAGGCGGATATCTTCCAGCAGGCAGTAATGGTTCTGCGGGATTTGCCCCAGTGACGGATCTGCGGCCGAAATAATCGCAATTACCTGGGCCAGCACCGCGTAGGACACCTGCGCCCCGCCGAACTCGCGCGGCACGCTGATGCCCCACAGGCCACTGTTGGAATACAGGTCCACCACCTCGGCGGGGACCTGGCGGGTGCGATCACGCTCGGCGTCCTGTTCCAGCAAAACGGCGGCGATACGATGGGCG from Pseudomonas tolaasii NCPPB 2192 includes the following:
- a CDS encoding methionine ABC transporter permease; protein product: MAELFKNIYWADIGQACLETLSMLAAALGFTVLLGLPLGVLLFLTGKRQLHEALVVYRLLSVVVNVLRSLPFIILLIVLIPLTTLLVGTSLGVPGTIPPLVVGCTPFFARLVETALREVDRGVVEATQSMGASTWQVIRHTLLPEARGGLLAAVTVTAIVLVDYTAMAGVIGGGGLGDLAIRYGYQRFQTDVMVVTVLLLLVLVQALQMTGDRLVARYSRR
- a CDS encoding SfnB family sulfur acquisition oxidoreductase; its protein translation is MSVPFVSADYPIHTPHADVIRDEAEAIAVAHRIAAVLLEQDAERDRTRQVPAEVVDLYSNSGLWGISVPREFGGAQVSYAVLAQVIAIISAADPSLGQIPQNHYCLLEDIRLQGTPEQQAHFFALALQGHRFANALSETGGKNVQDIQATIRREGDSYVINGRKGYCTGSLYAHWLAVLALDEQQNAQLAFVQRGTQGLVVVDDWDSMGQRTTSSGTVLAQNLRVPAFNLFPTHKSYDSPTLAGPFAQLTTAAIDAGIARAALRDTVQFVQQFARPWIDAGVEKASEDPLTIIQVGALDIRLEAAEALLERAGLALDAARPAPDEDNVAHASLAVARAKVLTTEIAIEASNKLFELGGTRSTLKKHNFDRHWRNARVHTLHDPVRWKYHVVGNWLLNGTRPPRHDWS
- a CDS encoding MetQ/NlpA family ABC transporter substrate-binding protein; translation: MKKSLAILAAVLSFNAFANEKLVVGATPVPHAEILEFVKPVLAKEGVDLQIKVFTDFIQPNQQLALKNIDANYYQYRPFLDDYNKTRHTDLVPVVGVHIEPFGAYSTRIKNLSELKDGATVSIPNDPVNTGRALVLLDEAGLIKLKDPSNTLSTPREIVENPKHLKIRELEGALLARSVSQVDLAFVFANYALEAGIDTNSALIVEKGKSLYVEYLVARPDNINDPRIQKLAKALNSDEVRQFILTRYKGQIAPGF